A window of Gemmatimonadaceae bacterium contains these coding sequences:
- a CDS encoding phosphatidate cytidylyltransferase, whose product MMGEFARRFLFAIVAAPIVLGILLWGGAPLAALLAVAAAIGAWEFFRLARCAGNQPLDDIGIGIAGLTPLAVHARYLGLYATRPVDVVVVVLIVCTLILWMRGSNGQPMASLGITLLGALYTGGTLSFAYALRYHPYAMGGREVEVGGVSVLIAAGGVLVALPVLATWATDIGAYAFGRAFGRRKLMPSVSPGKTVAGAVGGVAASVVVTWALTWYVLRPVAQLGLTPLGIVTFGVLASVAAQVGDLFESLLKREARVKDSSSLIPGHGGLLDRVDSLIFVLPVAYLLLGLLLVPAPA is encoded by the coding sequence ATGATGGGAGAGTTCGCCCGCCGGTTCCTGTTCGCCATCGTCGCCGCGCCGATCGTCCTCGGCATCCTGCTGTGGGGCGGCGCGCCCTTGGCGGCGCTGCTCGCCGTTGCGGCCGCCATCGGTGCCTGGGAGTTCTTCCGCCTCGCCCGCTGCGCCGGCAACCAGCCGCTCGACGACATCGGCATCGGCATCGCCGGCCTCACGCCGCTCGCCGTGCACGCCCGCTATCTCGGCCTCTACGCCACGCGCCCCGTGGATGTGGTCGTGGTGGTGCTCATCGTGTGTACCCTGATCCTCTGGATGCGCGGCTCGAACGGCCAGCCGATGGCGTCGCTCGGCATCACGCTCCTGGGCGCGCTGTACACGGGGGGCACGCTCTCCTTCGCGTACGCCCTGCGCTACCACCCGTACGCCATGGGTGGACGCGAGGTCGAAGTGGGCGGCGTGTCCGTGCTGATCGCCGCCGGCGGGGTCCTCGTCGCCCTCCCGGTGCTCGCCACCTGGGCCACCGACATCGGGGCCTACGCCTTCGGCCGCGCCTTCGGACGGCGCAAGCTCATGCCGTCGGTGAGCCCGGGCAAGACCGTGGCCGGCGCGGTGGGTGGCGTGGCGGCGAGCGTGGTCGTGACGTGGGCGCTCACCTGGTACGTCCTGCGCCCGGTGGCCCAGCTCGGCCTGACGCCGCTGGGCATCGTGACGTTCGGCGTGCTCGCCAGCGTGGCGGCGCAGGTGGGGGATCTGTTCGAATCGTTGCTCAAGCGCGAGGCCCGGGTCAAGGACAGCTCGAGTCTGATCCCCGGCCACGGCGGGCTGCTCGATCGCGTCGACAGCCTGATCTTCGTGCTGCCCGTGGCGTACCTGTTGCTCGGCCTGCTGCTCGTTCCCGCGCCCGCATGA